The nucleotide window GGCGAAGTTCTGGAAGGCTGTCGTCGAGCCAGACGACGCTGCAAGCCGGATAGAAGCTGATCGCGGCAGCCCGCAGTTCGTCGACGGGCTCAACCGCTACCACCGAGTGCCCCATCGCTGCCAATGCGGCAGCATCGCGGCCCATGCCGGCCCCCACGTCGAGGATGCGCGAAGGTGCCGTGGGTATCAGATGCAGAACTGGTTGGTGGAGGTCCCGGAACGAGATCTTGCGCCAATCGTTAGCCAAGGCCGCGGCATACTCGGCATAACCTTCGGTTCCCGGAACGTCGATCGACATTGATGAATATTGAGTTGTCAGATCGGCCGAATGTCGACGATCCAGGCGAGGTGTCGAATGACTCTTCCTGGCTGAACTCGGTCCGAGACATACCTTGAACGTTGAAAAGGAGAGCCGTGGAGCGGTCTGCAGCCCGCCGTTGCTGCGCGCTAAGTCACAAGAAGTTCGTAGTGGCTCCGGGGGCTTCTCACTCGGGTTGCAACTGCTTGCAGTCCGTTTCGAACCAATGGTCGACCAGGCGCTGCGCCGCATGTAGATTCGCTGGGTAGTGTGGGTCGTCGTGCCATGGTGACGGGTTGTAGCCCGCTTTCCTCAGGGCCGAAAGCTCGCTTTGGTGCTGCGACTTCGTCCGAGGCGCGTTGCTTTTAATCTCGGCCAGGTCACGGCACTCCGTTGGGCTCAGATGCGGCCCGCTATGTGGCTCGCCGGCGGCGGCATATCCAGTCAGCAGGAGCGCCAACGCAGCAAGCGTCGAGCAGTTTCTCGTGAGGTTTTCCATAGCGCATCTCCACGCGTCCGATTGGTGCGACGCGAACGGTGCGATCCCGCGGATCGCGCGTGACTTCCGCGTTCATTTTGCCTCAGTCCACTCGTCGGAAGAAGGCGCACTGCACAAAGAGAACGATCGCCGACCGGGAGCATTGCGCGAAAGGCATCGACCGACTCAAGGCCGTCAGTCAACAATGACATTGGGCGATGGCTGCTTTCGAGATCCATCTGCCGCAGCCACCCGGACGAAAGTTGCGCCTCGTGGAGACGACGTTGGTTCTGTTGGGTAGCAAGGCGTCAAACCGCCGTCCCTCTGGCAATTTCGCTTGCGCCGGTGGTCACAGGTGTTTGTGCGAGGCTCGCTATGCTCGCGTCGTACCTCAATCCTTTGCCGCCGAGTGCAACGGTCGCGCGTCGCGCGCTATCAAGCAGACTCGCTAATGCGGCGTTGATGACGGCCGGGACATCGAAGCGGCCTTTGGGTCCCGATAGTGTCAGCGCGCCCTGCAACTCGCCGAACGAATCGAAGACGGGCACTGACGCCGATGCCGTTTCGGGGTCCCGCTCGCCGAACGAGAGAGCCCAGAGCCGGTCTCGAATCTCCTGCCAGCGCGGATCCTGCGTCTCGGTGAAAGCCATCAATACTTTGCCGGAAGCGCCCTTATCGATTGCGAACTCTTCCCCGACGCGAATCGATACCCGGACGCTGCGGCTTGGTTCGACACGATAAAGCACGAGGCGATGATCGCCCTGACGCACGTAGAAGCTCGCCGTTTCGCCAAGCTCCGCGCTTAACTGTTGAAGCAAGGGCTCGACGGCAGGCCCCACCTGGAAGGATCGCTGATAGAGCGTCGCAAGCCGTAACGGCTGATGACCGATTGCATATTGCCCGTCGCTCAGTTTCCGAATGAATCCGCCGTGTTCCAACGCGCCGAGCAGCCGCAAAACCGTACTTTTATAGAGGTCGGTCCGGCGCGATAGCTCGGTCAGCGTAAGCCGGTCGTCGGTTGGTCCGAACGCATTGAGTATGGCGAACGCCCGGTCAAGGACGGCAACGCCACTGGACGCCGCGTTAATGTCAGCGGACAGATCTTTTTGCGACGCGTCTTTGGCCATTGGAACCTCTTGGATATCGGTTGCCCTCACTATACCGTTCTATCCAACAGAACTCCAGTTCTAAAATCCTGGGTTAACCCCTCTTATACGGGATTCAAGACGCGTCTATAGTTCTTTCTAACGAAACCCGGGTCTATCTGACAGAACATAGGAACGATATGAGTACTTCACGTCCTCAAATTTTGATCAGCGAAGTCGGGCCGCGCGACGGCCTGCAAAGCATCAAGAGCGTCATGCCAACGGCTGCCAAACTTCGATGGATTTCAGCGCTGGCAGCAGCCGGGCTCAGAGAAATCGAGGTGGGTTCATTCGTTCCTCCCAAGCTTTTGCCGCAGATGGCCGACATTCGGGAAGTCGTCGCGCATGCGTTGACCATTCCGGGCCTGCATGTCGCTGTTCTGGCTCCTAACCTGCGCGGTTCCCAGGGCGCTTTTGAAGCAGGCGTACATAAGGTCACGTTGCCGGTTTCGGTAACTAATGAGCACGCATTGGCCAATATTCGTAAAACCACCGCGCAGCTGATTGACGAGGTACGCGACATCGTCGCTTTGCGCGACGAGCGGTTCCCTGACATCGAGATCGAAGCGGGCGTTTCGGTTGCCTTCGGCTGCACTATCGCGGGCACGGTGACCGATGACCAAACGATTCGCATGTGCCTCGCAATGGCCGAGTGCGGCGTCGACGAAATCGGCCTTTCTGATACGAGCGGCTATGCCAACCCCGTTCAGGTTCGTCGCCTGTTCCGCCGGCTGCGATCCGAAGTCGGAGAGAAGGCAGGCGGTGCCCATTTTCATAACACTCGCGGGCAGGGCCTCGCAAATGTCGTCGCGGCGCTCGACGTCGGCGTGAGGACGATCGATTCAAGTCAAGCGGGCCTCGGAGGGTGTCCTTACGCGCCCGGTGCAACAGGAAATATCGTCACTGAAGACCTGGCATTCCTGCTGGAAGCGATGGGCTACGACACGGGGGTCGATATCGACAAGCTCATCGCGGCGCGCGCGATCCTCGCGGAGGCGCTTCCTGGCGAAGCTCTCTACGGACATGTGCAAGACGCGGGTTTGCCGAAAGGCTTCTCGTATGCAGACGGGCGCGCACCGAGTGCGCCTCAACCGGAAGGCTGTTTGCTGGGAGCGGCGCAATGAGCGAAGAGCAATCGAACCAATCTTTGCCCTATGACGGCGTTCGTGTCGTGGAAATGACGCACATGGTGATGGGGCCGACGTGCGGCATGGTCCTGGCCGACCTCGGCGCGGAAGTAATTAAAGTTGAGCCGATCACCGGCGACAGTACCCGCAATCTTCGAGGTTCGGGCGCCGGTTTCTTCAGCACTTTCAACCGCAACAAAAAAAGCATCGCCGTTGATCTCAAAGACTCACGCGGTTTGGAAATCTTCCACAGGCTTCTTGCCGGCGCGGACGTTTTCAGCGAGAACTTCAAGAGCGGAACGATGGACAAGCTCGGCCTTGGCTATGCCGCGTTGTCCAAACTCAATTCCCGTCTGGTCTACGTCTCGCATAAAGGCTTCCTACCTGGCCCCTATGACCATCGCACCGCGCTCGATGAAGTTGTGCAGATGATGGGGGGTCTCGCCTATATGACCGGCCCTGAAGGAAGGCCGCTGCGTGCGGGCACGAGCGTCAACGACATTATGGGCGGCATGTTCGGCGCGATCGGCGCAATGGCGGCGCTTGCGCAGCGCGAGCGCACCGGGCGCGGACAGGAAGTGCAAAGCGCGTTGTTTGAGAACAACGTGTTCCTCGTCGCACAGCACATGATGCAGTACGCGGTCACCGGCAAGGCCGCGGCGCCGATGCCAAGCCGCATCTCAGCGTGGGCTGTATACGATGTTTTCTCGGTCAAAGACGACGAACAGATTTTCCTGGCCGTCGTCTCGGATACGCAATGGGCGCTTTTCTGCGACGCGTTCGGCCTGGAAGCGTTTAAATCCGACGAGCGTATCGCCAGCAACAATCAGCGCGTGCAAGCTCGTGAATGGCTGATGCCACAACTTCGCGAGCATATGAAGGCGTTCTCCGCAGCAGAGATCAGTGCGATCTTCGAGCGCTATGGACTGCCCTATGCGCCGATTACGAAACCGCAGGACCTGTTTGACGATCCCCATCTTCTTGCAACAGGCGGCCTCGCCGACGTCACGCTGCCGCCTGACGCGAGCGGTGCAGGCCGGCCAGTG belongs to Paraburkholderia aromaticivorans and includes:
- a CDS encoding DUF4148 domain-containing protein, whose product is MENLTRNCSTLAALALLLTGYAAAGEPHSGPHLSPTECRDLAEIKSNAPRTKSQHQSELSALRKAGYNPSPWHDDPHYPANLHAAQRLVDHWFETDCKQLQPE
- a CDS encoding IclR family transcriptional regulator, with the translated sequence MAKDASQKDLSADINAASSGVAVLDRAFAILNAFGPTDDRLTLTELSRRTDLYKSTVLRLLGALEHGGFIRKLSDGQYAIGHQPLRLATLYQRSFQVGPAVEPLLQQLSAELGETASFYVRQGDHRLVLYRVEPSRSVRVSIRVGEEFAIDKGASGKVLMAFTETQDPRWQEIRDRLWALSFGERDPETASASVPVFDSFGELQGALTLSGPKGRFDVPAVINAALASLLDSARRATVALGGKGLRYDASIASLAQTPVTTGASEIARGTAV
- a CDS encoding hydroxymethylglutaryl-CoA lyase; amino-acid sequence: MSTSRPQILISEVGPRDGLQSIKSVMPTAAKLRWISALAAAGLREIEVGSFVPPKLLPQMADIREVVAHALTIPGLHVAVLAPNLRGSQGAFEAGVHKVTLPVSVTNEHALANIRKTTAQLIDEVRDIVALRDERFPDIEIEAGVSVAFGCTIAGTVTDDQTIRMCLAMAECGVDEIGLSDTSGYANPVQVRRLFRRLRSEVGEKAGGAHFHNTRGQGLANVVAALDVGVRTIDSSQAGLGGCPYAPGATGNIVTEDLAFLLEAMGYDTGVDIDKLIAARAILAEALPGEALYGHVQDAGLPKGFSYADGRAPSAPQPEGCLLGAAQ
- a CDS encoding CaiB/BaiF CoA transferase family protein, translating into MSEEQSNQSLPYDGVRVVEMTHMVMGPTCGMVLADLGAEVIKVEPITGDSTRNLRGSGAGFFSTFNRNKKSIAVDLKDSRGLEIFHRLLAGADVFSENFKSGTMDKLGLGYAALSKLNSRLVYVSHKGFLPGPYDHRTALDEVVQMMGGLAYMTGPEGRPLRAGTSVNDIMGGMFGAIGAMAALAQRERTGRGQEVQSALFENNVFLVAQHMMQYAVTGKAAAPMPSRISAWAVYDVFSVKDDEQIFLAVVSDTQWALFCDAFGLEAFKSDERIASNNQRVQAREWLMPQLREHMKAFSAAEISAIFERYGLPYAPITKPQDLFDDPHLLATGGLADVTLPPDASGAGRPVSTKTALLPLTLGGERLQLRAAPPSLGQDTRALLQQLGYSPEDLRQLADAGVVKCQASQSGDASTPSANELASA